The following coding sequences are from one Triticum dicoccoides isolate Atlit2015 ecotype Zavitan chromosome 4A, WEW_v2.0, whole genome shotgun sequence window:
- the LOC119287335 gene encoding G-type lectin S-receptor-like serine/threonine-protein kinase At2g19130 yields MIKVMSSGSKFAYATDTLLPGQFLSGNQTLLSKNGAFKLGFDCLFPPCGYDSTFGIWYIKSSACRPLLVWSPLGDSTNCYPVYSSFGFTTYGNLELDCIPVSGGIIPGWSSYPYSSEVINSTTTSLLTVLLDNGNLVIRDPVKSSLVIWQSFDNPIGTLLPGGWLGFNRNTSNNIFLIPHASVISWDYNYGLVLAMNPNQGGGFIVEQIDEYVSNKEDYHEIYHGTFPSWMGIHQDGGNFLLFSDARVYVQLNNGGTMTAAKLGECGSVLWSAHAPHIHKIQIVISTVIVVLTLVLTGLVLLRIIQKKSFMDRPVNSNSSLTIFSNAQIKKATGNFSVKLGEGGFGCVFKGTLQGSSVVAVKKLKEFGQGEKQFRAEVQTIGMIQHINVVRLFGFCAEGSKRLLVYECMENGSLSSHLFSKSPAALGWEVRYRIALGTARGLAYLHEGCTDCIIHCDMKPDNVLLDADFCPKVADFGLAKLLGRDFSRALTTMRGTIGYLAPEWISGLPITHKADAYSYGMMLLEIVSGRRNAEKIKQGRFTYFRIFAAVKVNEGDVMCLLDSRLEDDVDVDVEQLIRACRTACWCIQDAEDHRPMMGQVVQMLEGVLDVQVPPVPRSLQNWVGMDDCSRSTDLYSL; encoded by the coding sequence ATGATCAAGGTCATGTCTTCAGGTTCTAAATTTGCGTATGCAACTGATACTCTCCTTCCGGGCCAATTTCTAAGTGGTAACCAGACCTTGCTTTCGAAAAATGGTGCCTTCAAGTTGGGTTTCGACTGCCTGTTTCCTCCTTGTGGTTATGATTCTACGTTTGGCATATGGTATATTAAGTCATCAGCTTGTCGCCCTCTTCTAGTTTGGTCGCCCTTAGGTGATTCCACAAACTGTTACCCTGTGTACTCGAGCTTTGGCTTCACAACCTATGGCAACTTAGAACTAGACTGTATTCCAGTTAGCGGTGGAATAATTCCTGGATGGTCATCATATCCGTATTCATCAGAAGTTATaaatagtactactacttctctacTCACAGTGCTTCTTGACAATGGAAATCTCGTAATAAGAGATCCAGTGAAGAGTTCACTGGTGATCTGGCAAAGCTTTGATAATCCAATTGGTACACTGCTGCCTGGAGGATGGCTGGGATTTAATAGAAACACGAGCAACAACATCTTCCTTATTCCCCATGCTTCTGTTATATCCTGGGATTACAACTATGGTTTAGTTCTGGCTATGAATCCAAACCAAGGTGGAGGGTTTATTGTCGAACAGATTGATGAATATGTTTCCAATAAGGAAGATTATCATGAAATTTATCACGGCACTTTCCCCAGCTGGATGGGGATACATCAAGATGGAGGCAATTTTCTCCTGTTCAGCGATGCACGTGTATATGTACAGCTGAATAACGGCGGTACTATGACTGCAGCTAAACTTGGGGAATGTGGATCTGTGTTGTGGTCTGCTCATGCTCCACATATTCACAAGATACAAATTGTTATTTCAACAGTGATAGTTGTGTTAACCCTCGTCCTCACTGGTCTAGTTCTTTTGCGGATAATCCAGAAGAAGTCATTTATGGACAGACCGGTGAATTCGAACAGCAGCCTCACGATCTTCTCAAACGCCCAGATAAAGAAAGCTACCGGAAATTTCTCggtaaagcttggagaaggaggttttGGCTGTGTTTTCAAGGGAACATTGCAAGGTTCCTCTGTGGTGGCTGTCAAGAAGCTAAAAGAATTTGGACAAGGGGAGAAGCAATTCCGAGCGGAAGTGCAAACGATTGGAATGATCCAACACATCAATGTTGTTCGTTTATTTGGATTTTGTGCCGAAGGAAGTAAAAGGCTGCTGGTGTACGAGTGCATGGAGAATGGATCTTTGAGTTCTCATCTGTTTTCGAAAAGCCCGGCAGCTTTGGGCTGGGAGGTCCGGTACCGGATAGCACTTGGAACTGCAAGAGGCTTGGCTTACCTGCATGAGGGATGCACGGACTGTATCATACACTGTGACATGAAGCCGGACAATGTACTCCTTGACGCAGATTTCTGTCCTAAGGTTGCAGACTTTGGTTTGGCCAAACTTCTTGGCCGGGATTTTAGCAGGGCATTGACAACGATGCGTGGGACCATCGGATACCTTGCGCCGGAGTGGATCTCAGGGCTACCGATCACGCATAAGGCTGATGCCTACAGCTACGGAATGATGCTTCTTGAAATCGTATCGGGGCGAAGGAATGCGGAGAAAATCAAACAGGGGAGGTTTACTTACTTTCGCATCTTTGCTGCAGTCAAGGTGAATGAAGGAGATGTTATGTGCCTGCTGGATAGCAGGTTGGAAGACGATGTGGATGTGGATGTGGAGCAGCTGATCAGGGCTTGCAGAACTGCATGCTGGTGCATTCAGGATGCTGAAGATCATAGGCCAATGATGGGGCAAGTTGTTCAGATGCTTGAAGGCGTTCTGGATGTCCAAGTACCTCCCGTTCCAAGGTCGCTCCAGAATTGGGTGGGCATGGACGACTGCTCTCGCTCTACTGATTTATATAGTCTCTGA